The Malus domestica chromosome 13, GDT2T_hap1 genome includes a window with the following:
- the LOC103402743 gene encoding probable isoprenylcysteine alpha-carbonyl methylesterase ICMEL1, producing MPSQQILPITYHPPSEKSLRKEAEDDPTTGLLLYSNFEDEEKNTPLKPLLPRVSSYTTTSAAAANNHQQRRRRTASDSSLSSHSDEGSRHSLAGDVEHAAAETFLVTRLSLKLLKYLGVGYRWITRFLALGCYSFLLMPGFIQVGYYYFFSRQVRRGIVYGDQPRNRLDLYLPKNSDGPKPVIAFVTGGAWIIGYKAWGSLLGQQLSERDIIVACIDYRNFPQGTISDMVKDASQGISFVCNHIADYGGDPNRVYVMGQSAGAHIGACTLVDQAIKEAGEGESSSWSLSQIKAYFGLSGGYNLLNLVDHFHRRGLYRSIFLGIMEGEQSLQRFSPELMIQDQNVRNAASLLPPIILFHGTADYSIPSDASKNFAETLQRLGVTAESILYEGKTHTDLFLQDPMRGGRDDMFEDLVAIIHEGDLEALAKDAVAPPRRRLVPECMLKLAHRVSPF from the exons ATGCCATCGCAGCAGATTCTGCCCATAACATATCACCCCCCTTCAGAGAAATCGCTACGCAAAGAAGCAGAGGACGACCCGACAACCGGGCTTCTCTTGTACTCGAATTTCGAGGATGAAGAAAAGAACACGCCTCTCAAGCCCCTTCTCCCCAGGGTCTCCAGCTACACAACCACCAGCGCTGCCGCTGCCAACAACCACCAGCAACGGCGGCGCCGGACCGCCAGCGACAGCTCCCTTTCTTCCCACTCCGATGAGGGTAGCCGCCACTCCTTGGCCGGCGATGTGGAGCACGCTGCTGCCGAGACGTTCTTGGTGACCCGGTTGAGTTTGAAGCTGTTAAAATATCTTGG GGTAGGCTACAGATGGATTACAAGATTTCTCGCCCTTGGTTGCTATTCGTTTTTACTTATGCCAGGTTTTATTCAAG TTGGCtattattatttcttctcccGTCAGGTTCGCAGAGGTATAGTTTATGGTGATCAACCAAGAAATAG GCTAGATCTGTATCTACCCAAAAATAGCGATGGGCCAAAGCCAGTCATTGCATTTGTAACTGGTGGAGcctggattattgg TTACAAAGCATGGGGTTCTCTTTTAGGACAGCAGTTATCAGAAAGAGACATCATAGTGGCATGCATAGATTACAG AAATTTTCCTCAGGGTACTATCAGTGATATGGTAAAGGATGCTTCTCAAGGCATCTCATTTGTGTGCAATCATATTGCTGATTATGGAGGCGACCCAAATAG GGTTTATGTAATGGGACAATCGGCTGGTGCACATATTGGTGCCTGCACCCTCGTTGACCAGGCAATTAAGGAGGCCGGCGAAGGAGAGAGCTCTTCTTGGAGTCTCTCCCAGATAAAGGCTTACTTTGGTTTGTCTGGAGG gtacaatttgcttaacttgGTGGATCACTTCCACCGCCGAGGTCTGTATCGTTCAATCTTTTTAGG CATAATGGAAGGAGAACAATCTTTGCAACGTTTTTCTCCAGAACTCATGATTCAGGACCAGAATGTTAGAAATGCTGCTTCTCTCCTACCTCCTATTATTTTGTTTCATGGTACTGCAGATTACTCCATACCATCAGATGCCAG CAAGAATTTTGCAGAAACTCTTCAGAGACTTGGAGTGACAGCTGAGTCGATTCTTTATGAAGGGAAGACTCATACGGATTTGTTTCTTCAG GATCCAATGCGTGGTGGTAGAGATGATATGTTTGAAGATTTAGTAGCTATCATTCATGAAGGTGATTTAGAGGCTCTCGCCAAAGATGCTGTGGCTCCGCCAAGAAGGCGCCTTGTGCCTGAGTGCATGTTGAAGTTGGCTCACCGTGTCAGCCCGTTCTAG
- the LOC103424210 gene encoding uncharacterized protein, whose protein sequence is MTNISMSPFTDETQWTDSPRGFTVSHFTLYMGDENSDRHLKHYHSTMILYRNNDAFMCKIFTTTLLGEAQGWYHTLSSRSIQNFNELSLIFTKEYSFNCLIKRTSNHLFSVIKDHWETICNYVKKFKAEKAKIAGCNEDIVTTSFRNGLPTEHPLFIGLIMGEKLILAASYALAEKHTLWDKAKQSM, encoded by the coding sequence atgaccaacataagcatgtCACCATTCACTGATGAGACCCAGTGGACAGATTCACCTCGCGGGTTCACTGTGTCTCACTTCACTCTGTACATGGGAGATGAAAATTCGGATCGACATCTCAAGCACTACCATAGTACCATGATCCTCTACAGGAACAATGATGCATTTATGTGCAAAATTTTTACCACAACTTTACTAGGCGAGGCGCAAGGCTGGTACCACACCCTATCATCGCGGTCGATCCAGAATTTCAATGAACTTTCCTTGATTTTCACTAAGGAGTATTCGTTTAATTGCTTAATCAAAAGGACATCCAACCATCTCTTCAGCGTCATAAAAGACCATTGGGAGACAATTTGCAACTATGTCAAGAAGTTCAAAGCAGAAAAGGCCAAGATTGCTGGCTGCAACGAAGACATAGTAACGACATCATTCAGAAATGGGCTTCCCACCGAACACCCTTTATTCATAGGATTGATCATGGGAGAAAAACTGATCCTAGCAGCTTCTTATGCTTTGGCGGAAAAGCACACACTATGGGACAAGGCCAAGCAGTCTATGTAA